The Stigmatella ashevillena genomic sequence GCGTACTGGGGCGTCTCGGTGGCCTCCAACGGAGACGTTTGGTTCGGCGGCGCCAACCGCTCCACCCGCTTCCGCTACGGCACCAACGGCAACAACTACTGGACCGCGCAGAGCCAGTCGGAGGACAGCGCCTACGCGTGGAACCGCTACGACATCTGGCCGGACGCCGTCAGCGAGCCCACGCCGCCCACCCGCGCCCAGCGCGTGGATGACCACGTGTCTGGCATGGCGGTGATGAGTGACCAGAGCGTGTGGGTGGGCAGCTTCACCCGGGGCCTCGCCCAGCTCGACGCGAGTGGACAGCGCCTGCGCACCCTGTCGACGGAGCTCGCTGACAAGACAGGGTACGTGGGGGCCGTCGCGGCCGATCCACGCGACAACAGTGTGTGGGCCGGCATGCGCTGGGGCGGAGGCCTGAGCCGAATCCATGGCAGCACGGTGGTGAACTACGGCAGCGGGGTGATTCCCGACAACCTCATCTGGGTCCCCGTCCAAGACATCCAGGTGGACCGCTCGACGAGCCCCCGGCGGGTGCTCATCGGCTTCCAGGGCACCGACAGCGTGCCCGGAACCATCGGCGTGTACACCGGCCCTTAGCGCAGTATCCTCGCCTCCAGGGCCTTTCCGGAGCCCTGGAGGCTGTGCACGTGAAATTTCCCTCCCTGTTACAGAAGGCCGTTCCCGGTTCGTCCAGCACGCAAGCCCCGCGTCCGACCACCGGGCCCTCCGTGGACCCTGCGTCTCCAGCGCCTGCCCCGCAGGAGGTGAAGGCCAAGGCCCCCGAGAAGCAGGATGGCTTCGCCCAGGGCACTCCGCGCGGAGTGGCGCCTTCCCATGACACCAAGAGCATCGGCAAGTCGCCGTTCGCCAGGCTCTCCTCCAAGAGCCTGTGGTCGAGTGGCCCCAGCAGCAGCAAGCTGGTGAAGGAGCTCGACGGGCAGATCAAGAAGGCCTCTGCCGAGGAGCGCCCAAAGCTGGAGGCCCTCAAGGATGGCGTGGTGGCCCTGGAGCAGGGGAGCTTCGCGCCTCAGCCCACGTCCCTCTACCACTCCACCTCCTCGGCGGCCCTGGCGGGACTGAAGCAGACCGGAGGCCTGGTGCCCGCCTCCATGCTCCAGAAAGAAGGCATCCAGCGCGTGACGGGCGAGGGGGATCAATTCAGCGCCAGCGCGGGCGAGAAGAACTTCATCAGCTTTGGCCAGGGCGCCGAGGGCCTGGGCACGGCCCGCGCCTACTTCCGCATCACCGAGTCATCGCCCCAATTCAGCCCACACCTCCACAGCGACAGCGCGCTCGAAAAAGAGATCGGCCAGGCGAAGAAGCTCCTCAAGGACTGGAACCTGCCCGAGGGACGCGTCATCGGCGACATGGTGGACAAGCCCCGCATCGAGTCGCGCCTGAGGCAGCTCGAGTCGGAGCAGGCCCTGCGCAAGAACATGCCGAGCGCCCCGCCCCCCTACCCCATCCTGTTCGAGCTCGACGGCAAGGACCTGGGAGCCCAGCCCATGGGCATGGCTCCCGGAGAGGCCGCCGTGCATGGCCCGGCCCTGTTCAAGGACCACCTCCAGCGCGTCTTCGTCCCGGGTGACAAGGTCGCGGAGATGAAGGGCCACCTCCAGGACATGCTCGGCCCGGACCACCCGGTGCAGGTCATCCCCTTCGAGGCCCAGCAGAAGTTCCTTGCCCATCAGGCCGACGACAAGAAGAGCCCCAACGCCCGAGGGGCCTACCTGGCCCAGCGGACGGACCACTCGGTGTTCGAGGGCCTGGAGCGCAACGAGCTCAAGCGGACCACGTTCTACGACTACGCCGAGAAAGAGATCGCCCAGCTCGCCGCCCAGCAGAAGTAAGGAATGCGCCCCATGACAACCCTTTGCGCCACCCCCAAGCCCAGCGACGCCTACCCCCGGGGCCCCCTGTCGGAGATCAGCGTGGGGCCGGGGGGTACGCTCCAGGTGAAGTGTGCGGACGATGTGACGTACGAGCGGGTGACCTCACTCCTCGCGGAGCGTCTGTTCGTGCAGGGCAGGGGCTTTCCCAAGCTGAAGCGCGGCCCCGACGGCCGACTCACGAGGGATCCGTCCACGAAGAAGTTCCAGATCGAGGACCACGTGAACCTGGCCCGCCCTCCCCGGGAGGTGCTGGAAGCCATCCGCGACAACCTCGAGGCCACTGAGCAGTTCGAGCTGTCCTGGAAGGACTGACGCCTGCCTGCCCCATGAGCGTGAATTGCTGGGCAGGGTCCCCAAGAACAAGACCCTGCACCGTTCACTTTCTCAGATTTTCCTATTTTTTCATGGTGTCCCGCCTTGTCTCGGCCGAGGGACCTCTGTACGAATAGAGGGGTTGATCGCCCAGCAGCGCCCACTGCTGCCAGACGGTCGATTCATTTCCGGGGGGGACAGCTCATGCGACAGAAGCGAGGATTCATCGCGCGCTCGATGCTCGGCACGCTCGTGGCAGTGACGGCGCTGGCCGGGGACGCAGTGCCACTGGGCAGTCCGGAGTTGGTGCACCAACAACAGCTCGTGGCCAATGACACCTCGGCCTATGACTTGTTCGGCTTCTCGGTGTCCTCCAACGGCGACACGCTCGTGGTCGGCGCCCCCTACAGTGACGACTCGGAGCACGGCAGTGCCTCGGGCTCCGCCTACGTGTTCGTGCGCAGCGGAAAGACCTGGAGCCTGCAACAGAAGCTCACCGCCTTCGACGGCGCCTCGGGGGACCTCTTTGGTTACTCGGTCGCGATCCACGGCGACACGGCCGTGGTGGGCGCCCCCCTGGACGATGACTCTGGGACCGATTCGGGCTCGGCCTATGTGTTCGTGAGGCGCGGGACGAGCTGGATCCAACAACAGAAGATCACCGCCACGGAGGCCATCTCGGGGGATGTCTTTGGCCATGCGGTAACCGTTCAGGGGGATACCGCGGTGATTGGCGCGCCCCATGACGGCGGCTCAGGCCCCCGCTCGGGAGCAGCCTATGTGTTCACGCGGGCCGGGGTGAACTGGACAGAGCAACAGAAGCTCTCCGCCAGGGATGCGGCGGAGGATGCACGCTTCGGCCTCTCCGTCAGCCTGAGCGGAACGACGGTGCTGATCGGCGCGCCGTATGACGATGGGAAGGGCAGCGACGCGGGCGCGGCCTACCTCTTCGTGCGAAACGGGACGGCTTGGACCGAGCAGCGGAAAATCGTCCCTCAGGATGCCGTGGCGGACAGCCTCACGGGCTTCTCCGTGGCGTTGAATGGGGACACGGCCGTGCTGGGAGCGCCGTTTGGAAGCGACAAGGCCCACGGCCCCGGCTCGGCCTATGTCTTCGTGCGGAGTGGGACGAGTTGGAACCAGCAACAGAAGTTCACCGCGGACGTCAACAGCGAGGGCAACCTCTTTGGCTACGCGGTGGCGCTCCACGGCGAGCAGGCCGTGGCCACCGCGCCAGGGGATGACGCGAGCGCCCTCAACGGCGGCTCGGTCCATGTGTTCACCCGAAGCGGGAGTGCCTGGCTGCCGCAGCAGAAGCTCACGATCAGCGCCTCGGCGGACAATGACCGCGCGGGCCACGCAGTGGCGCTCGGGGAAGAGCTCCTCGTGGTGGGCTCGCCGGGCGAGGATGCCTCGGGCACGGACTCGGGCACGGTCCACCTCTTCGCCCCCGCGGCGAAGCCGGGTTACGACTCGACCCCGGTGCCTGGAGCGGAGCTCAACGCGGGCAGCGCCACCCTCGGCGCGTCCTCCACCACCCTGCTCACCGTCCGGGAGACAGGCAATGCCACGCTGGAGGTGACCGGCTATACCTTGACGGGTCCCCACAAGGCGGAGTTCAGCGTCGCGCCGGGCACCCTGACCCTTCCGGATGGCAGCGCCCCCCAAACACTGACGGTCACTTGCACACCCGGGGGCCTCACCGCCCGGACGGCGTCGCTCACCGTCCACCACAACGCGCCCGGCAGCCCCGCCATCTATTCGCTGACCTGCAAGGGACTCGCGCCCCGGGACCCCTACGCGGATGCCGTGGCCCCCTCCACCTCCTCGATCGTGCTCAACGCGGACAGCGCCATCGGGGCCCCAGATGGGAAGCCGGCCACCGTCGTGGGAGTGCTCAACAGCGCCCTGGTGCTCGACATGGGAGAGGGCGAGGAAGGCACGGGCGACCTGAAGGTCTACTACCAGGGCCTCGGGCTCGGGATCATCACCCAGGTGGACTTCCTGAAGGCCGACAACACGGTGATCAGCAGCGGCGCACTGCGGATGCTCGACCTGAGCTTCGGGACGCGCACGGCCACCGTCACCTATTCGGGAGCCCCCACCCCGTACCGCTACGTGCGCCTGCGCGGCGTGCTGGCACTGCCCTACAAGGTGGATGCCATCGAGGCGCTCAGCATCGTGCCCTGAGAGCCGTCCGCCAGAGACCACGGGTTCAAGTCCCGTGCTCCTTGCCCAGAGAGGGGCCTGGAATCGAGAGGAAAACCTCGAAGATTCCAGGCTCTTCGTCTTTTCAGCCTCCAGGATGTCTCCAGAAATCTGGGAGGCCGCCTCATCGAGCAGGCCGATGGCCGCGTCCTTGGTTGCCGACTTCAGGTGCATTTAGCTTTGCGTGGTGGATCGGGAGACATCGACGCGGGCTGCGCAGGAGATGTCGTAGCGAGCTGCCCCAAGGGCTCCGTTGGCGTGCTCGGCATCGACACGACCTGCCGCGCGGGTATGCAGGAGGGGGGGCATGGCGATCATCTCCAAGCGTCATCGTCTCTGGCATGGCGTTCCCATAGACTGGAACCCTCTTCGATCTGGAGGGTGCCCATGGCAACCCGTCTGACCGCTGTGGTCCTGCTCGTGGCTCTGCTCAACGCGTGCGCCACTCAGCATCTGGTTCGCCTCGACACGGGTCAGGGGGCACCTTTGGAATACAGGCCCCCCACCTCGACAGGGTCCATGAAGATGGACGAGGAGGCGTTCGAGCACTCGCTGGCGCGATTGGTACTGAATACGCCTCTGACACTCCGCCCTCCCCAGCAAGGTTGGCTGGTGCGCGCCTCCTACCCAAGCAACGGCGAGGACACTCGCTGGCAGCGCCTCATGAGTAAGAGCTTCGGCGGCCTCTGCGCGCCAGGGCAGCGCAAAGAAAACTGCCTCTTCTTGCTCGATGACGTCATGGGGCTGAGCGAGTGGGACAGGCTGGGGGTAGGCCTGGGCCTGTCACTGGATCCCCTCAGGGAGAGCATCTCCAAGGCGGTGGAGGACACCCTGGCTCCTCAGCTCTTCTATACCATCATTGCGACGGGGCTCGTCACCTGGGCCGTCTTGGCGGCCAACCCCGAGCCGATATTCACCAAGGCGGCAGCCATCGTCTCAGCACTGCTGTTGATCTACCTGGGAGTCGAGACCTTCCTGGAGGTGGTGGATGCGAGCCGGGAGCTGAAATGGGCCACTGACCGGGCAACCACTTGGGAGGAATTGGAGCACGCCAGCCAGCGCTTTGCGAACCGGATCGGTCCCAAGGTGGCACGTGTCTTCGTCCTCGCAATAACGGTGGTGGTGAGCCATGGCATGACCGGGGGGGCCGCATGGCTGTCCTCGCGGTTGTCGATGCTGCCAAGCTTCTCGGAAGCGGCAGCAGTGGGAGCCCCTCGGCTGGGGATCAATCTGACGAACGTGGGGCAGGTCAGCTCGGTGGCCGTTGTCGGGAACACCATCGTTATCTCTCTGCCCGCAACGGCGGTCGCCATGGCGGCCCAGAGCATGGGAGGAGGCTCGGCAGCCGGGACTAACCTTGCCTTCAGATCCTGGGGCTCATTCAGCGGCCTCAAGAGTGCCCTGGGCTCGGCGGGAGAGGGCAAGCAGTGGCATCACATCATCGAGCAGACGCCAAACAACGTGCAGCGCTTCGGACCTCATGCCCTTCACAACACCAAGAACGTCGTCCCCTTGGACCAAGCGATTCATACCCGCCTCAGCGCAGTCTATTCGTCCATTCGATTGAATATCACCGGTTCGAACAGCATGACCGTGCGGCAGTGGCTGAGCACTCAGTCGTACGAGGCCCAACGTCAGTTTGGGCTTCTGGCGCTCAAGAACGTCACGAAGGGGATCTGGTAATGAAGTTGGAGGAACTCGTCGCACACTTCGCCGAGAACGTTGCTGCACAGACCGACGCCATCTGGAGGGGGGAGGCCAAGACAGGAAACAAGCATGCCCGCCGATACCGCGCCGCGTTCGACAAGCTCCGGGCCCAGGGCGATGCTGGACGAGATGCACTTGCTGTTCTTCTGAAGCACCCACGCATGGATGTCAGGGTCACAGCAGCTGCTTGCCTGCTCCGCCATCGCACGGCGGAGGCCAAGGCGGTTCTGGAAGAGGCCGCCAAGGGCGAAGGAATGGTCCCCTTCGAGGCGCAGCAGGCCTTGCTGCGGTGGGAGGAAGGCACCTGGGCCTTGGATCCGGGGTAGACCACATGTCTCCTGCTTGATTGAACGACGCGGCCATGCCTCACCGAACGTGCATCGCACTCCTGTTCCTGCTCTCAGCCTGTGCAACGATGGATCCAAGCCCGGGAGAGCCGGAGGCCCCGAGTCCGAGACTCGCCAATCTTCAGCGTGCAGCGCTGTACCCCTGGACGGACGACGGGCATTGCGTGGTGCGCGAAGCGTCCAACGAATGGCCAATCCTTGCGGAGAGGTGCTTTCACGCTCTCAAGCGCGACAGGGTCAGGTTTCGGGATGTCACCAAAAGGTGCGCTGTCGCCTACACGGATGCAGCCGCTCCCGCAGTCGTGGCCCTCTGTGTTTTTGCGGCACCCGAGATCGTCGCCGGGGCAGTGATTGTGATTCGCGCGGTGGTGGTGGCACAGCCGCCATCCAAGAAGGGATTGATGCTTATCAACGAAACGCATCCCGTGAGCGCGCGAAGCCCAAGGCTCAAACGCGGCCCGCTCAGGAACCGTTAGCGAATCGAGCGCCCAAGCCAAAGGGATCCCCCCCCGGAGACATCTTCCCCCCACCGCCAGAAACCAAGCCGCGCAATCCGTCGTGCGAGCCCATCCCGGTACGGCACGCGGGCGAAGATGTCCCGCATAACGAGTGCGCCGATAAGTTTCCGCCGAACCGCTATCCCGGAATGGATGTCCTTGTTGGCAGCAAGCGCTTTGATGCGTTGCAAGTCGGCGTGCGTGTGCTGTGGGAGATCAAGACCCATCAATTTGATACGTACCCTGACTTTCTCCGGGAGCAGGTGATCAGAGATCAGGTGCTTGAAATGCAGGAAGAGCGAGACATTGCGGCAGCATGTGGATATGGCTTCGTCGTTGGGGTGAGCAGTGCCGCGCACAAAGAAGCGCTGCTGCGACAGGACCTCAGCCTCAAAATCGTCGTCACGG encodes the following:
- the sitA5 gene encoding SitA5 family polymorphic toxin, coding for MATRLTAVVLLVALLNACATQHLVRLDTGQGAPLEYRPPTSTGSMKMDEEAFEHSLARLVLNTPLTLRPPQQGWLVRASYPSNGEDTRWQRLMSKSFGGLCAPGQRKENCLFLLDDVMGLSEWDRLGVGLGLSLDPLRESISKAVEDTLAPQLFYTIIATGLVTWAVLAANPEPIFTKAAAIVSALLLIYLGVETFLEVVDASRELKWATDRATTWEELEHASQRFANRIGPKVARVFVLAITVVVSHGMTGGAAWLSSRLSMLPSFSEAAAVGAPRLGINLTNVGQVSSVAVVGNTIVISLPATAVAMAAQSMGGGSAAGTNLAFRSWGSFSGLKSALGSAGEGKQWHHIIEQTPNNVQRFGPHALHNTKNVVPLDQAIHTRLSAVYSSIRLNITGSNSMTVRQWLSTQSYEAQRQFGLLALKNVTKGIW
- a CDS encoding DUF2019 domain-containing protein — encoded protein: MKLEELVAHFAENVAAQTDAIWRGEAKTGNKHARRYRAAFDKLRAQGDAGRDALAVLLKHPRMDVRVTAAACLLRHRTAEAKAVLEEAAKGEGMVPFEAQQALLRWEEGTWALDPG